A region of Armatimonadota bacterium DNA encodes the following proteins:
- a CDS encoding GatB/YqeY domain-containing protein, translating to MTLLERLGEDLKQALKARDAVRVSTLRLARAALHNAEIQQGRSLTEEEAQEILRLEARRRREAIEAFRRAGREELAHREELELAVLLEYLPTLLSEEELRKIVHETIRKLGATTERDAGRVVGAVMREIRGRAEGRDVERLVREALASGP from the coding sequence ATGACGCTTCTGGAGCGGCTGGGAGAGGATCTCAAACAGGCCCTGAAGGCCAGGGACGCCGTCCGGGTCTCCACCCTGAGACTTGCCCGGGCCGCGCTCCACAACGCGGAGATCCAGCAGGGCCGCTCCCTCACGGAGGAGGAGGCCCAGGAGATCCTGCGGCTCGAGGCCCGGCGCCGGAGAGAGGCCATCGAAGCCTTCCGCCGGGCCGGACGGGAGGAGCTGGCCCATCGGGAGGAGCTGGAGCTCGCGGTGCTCCTGGAGTACCTCCCAACGCTCCTTTCCGAAGAGGAGCTCCGGAAGATCGTGCACGAGACGATCCGGAAGCTCGGAGCCACCACGGAGCGGGACGCGGGCCGGGTGGTGGGGGCGGTGATGCGGGAGATCCGGGGCAGGGCCGAGGGGCGGGACGTGGAGCGGCTGGTGCGGGAGGCCCTGGCTTCCGGGCCGTAG
- a CDS encoding aminotransferase class III-fold pyridoxal phosphate-dependent enzyme: MREPATGIMHFVEDTFRKYAEHVNPGLVKLWRFAGIETVEWEAEGAVVRDVHGREYLDFSGGPAVFVLGHRHPRVIQAVIEQIQRMPMSVRALPRRPEAELAALLAEITPGDLRYAFFCNSGAEAVEGAIKLARVATGKPGILATEGAFHGKTLGALSATGREKYRKPFEPLVPGFRHIPFGDPGALEEAIDADTAAFLVEPIQAEGGVRIPPEDYLARVREICDRKGILLIVDEVQTGMGRTGRMFACEHARITPDILTLAKGLGGGVMPIGAFVARPHLWTAFVSDPYLHSSTFGGNPAACAAAIATIRVLLEERLWERAVTLGAFLLDGLRSLAARYPDLVREVRGKGLLIGLEFTDPEVALLCAAEALQRGVIFYFALNRPEVIRIAPPLVITREQIALALKRLDMALGAVREMLESLHAGGTQP, encoded by the coding sequence GTGAGGGAACCTGCCACCGGAATCATGCACTTCGTGGAGGATACCTTCCGGAAGTACGCGGAGCACGTGAACCCGGGGCTCGTGAAGCTCTGGCGGTTTGCGGGGATCGAGACCGTGGAGTGGGAGGCCGAGGGCGCGGTGGTGCGGGACGTTCACGGTCGGGAATACCTGGACTTCTCCGGCGGTCCCGCGGTCTTCGTCCTGGGCCACCGACATCCGCGGGTAATCCAGGCGGTCATCGAGCAGATCCAGCGTATGCCCATGTCCGTACGGGCCCTGCCCCGGCGGCCGGAGGCGGAACTGGCGGCGCTGCTGGCCGAGATCACGCCCGGTGATCTCCGCTACGCCTTCTTCTGCAACAGCGGGGCCGAGGCGGTAGAAGGAGCCATCAAGCTCGCCCGCGTTGCCACCGGCAAACCGGGGATCCTGGCCACGGAGGGAGCATTCCACGGAAAGACCCTGGGAGCCCTCTCGGCCACGGGCCGGGAGAAGTACCGCAAGCCCTTTGAGCCCCTCGTGCCGGGATTCCGGCACATCCCCTTCGGGGATCCCGGAGCCCTGGAGGAGGCCATCGACGCAGACACCGCGGCCTTCCTGGTGGAGCCCATCCAGGCGGAGGGTGGGGTACGGATCCCCCCGGAGGATTACCTGGCCCGGGTCCGGGAGATCTGCGATCGCAAGGGCATCCTTCTCATCGTGGACGAGGTGCAGACGGGCATGGGGCGGACGGGCCGGATGTTCGCGTGCGAGCACGCGAGGATCACCCCGGACATCCTCACCCTAGCCAAGGGGCTCGGCGGCGGCGTGATGCCCATCGGGGCCTTCGTGGCCCGCCCGCACCTGTGGACAGCCTTCGTCTCCGACCCCTATCTGCATTCCTCCACCTTCGGCGGGAACCCCGCAGCGTGCGCGGCCGCCATCGCCACCATCCGGGTCCTCCTGGAGGAGCGGCTGTGGGAGCGGGCCGTGACCCTCGGCGCGTTCCTGCTCGACGGCCTGCGTTCCTTGGCTGCCCGTTATCCGGACCTCGTGCGGGAGGTGCGTGGGAAGGGCCTGTTGATCGGCCTGGAGTTCACGGATCCGGAAGTGGCGCTGCTGTGCGCCGCGGAGGCCCTGCAGCGCGGGGTGATCTTCTACTTCGCCCTGAACCGGCCCGAGGTGATCCGCATCGCCCCGCCTCTTGTGATCACCCGGGAGCAGATCGCACTCGCTCTAAAGCGTCTGGACATGGCCCTTGGGGCTGTGCGGGAGATGCTGGAGAGCCTCCACGCTGGAGGGACGCAACCCTGA
- a CDS encoding NUDIX domain-containing protein, producing the protein MSAGGVVFRSSPSGPEVLLLLHRNGRWMLPKGTVEAGETEEEVARREVGEEAGVHNLRLVADLGEERYRFYWPPEKTFYDKTVRYYLLEWLGGEEPRPQAEEGFVEARWVPLDEAVRWVRYRETREILLRAREILRAREEAGT; encoded by the coding sequence ATGAGTGCGGGCGGTGTGGTGTTCCGTTCGAGCCCCTCCGGGCCTGAAGTTCTGTTGCTGCTCCACCGCAACGGCAGGTGGATGCTCCCCAAGGGGACCGTGGAGGCAGGGGAGACGGAGGAGGAGGTTGCCCGCCGGGAGGTGGGGGAGGAGGCGGGAGTGCACAACCTCCGGCTGGTGGCGGACCTCGGCGAGGAGCGCTACCGGTTCTACTGGCCTCCGGAGAAGACCTTCTACGACAAGACCGTGCGCTACTATCTCCTGGAGTGGCTGGGAGGGGAGGAGCCTCGTCCGCAGGCGGAGGAGGGGTTTGTGGAGGCCCGGTGGGTACCGTTGGACGAGGCGGTGCGATGGGTGCGGTACCGGGAGACGCGCGAGATCCTGCTTCGAGCCCGGGAGATCCTGAGAGCACGGGAGGAGGCGGGGACGTGA
- a CDS encoding undecaprenyl/decaprenyl-phosphate alpha-N-acetylglucosaminyl 1-phosphate transferase — protein sequence MAGVLLAFLCALALALLTTPAAAWAARRLGILDLPAPRKLHRVPTPLLGGAAVYLAFSSATLLWARPVNDLHVILLLAGAAAFALIGIVDDVRGVGAAKLAVEAGVVVLIVWLGDFRLGLPWPYAGYLVAAGWIVGLANALNCLDCADGTASGAAAVSAGALALLAILAQRWAVATTAAALAGASLGFLRYNFPPARIFLGDSGSLMLGFLLAALSAALALSLDSAWEIAALGVILGLPAWDFLLVHWRRYRNGLRNPIQIMVSTGKDHLPHRLLESGLRPGEVVMRICGLSAVLGASGIGMALWGVVGTAISAGILSGGVVFLNLVRTERVGRNGSRQAREERPDASLRGARGI from the coding sequence GTGGCGGGTGTCCTCCTCGCCTTCCTCTGCGCGCTAGCGCTGGCCCTCCTGACCACCCCCGCGGCCGCGTGGGCGGCCCGGAGGCTCGGGATTTTGGACCTGCCCGCTCCCCGCAAGCTCCACCGGGTGCCCACTCCGCTTCTGGGCGGGGCGGCGGTCTACCTGGCCTTCAGCTCCGCGACCCTGCTGTGGGCCCGGCCGGTGAACGATCTGCACGTGATCCTGCTGCTTGCGGGCGCTGCGGCCTTCGCCCTGATCGGGATCGTGGACGACGTGCGGGGAGTAGGGGCTGCGAAGCTGGCGGTAGAGGCGGGCGTGGTGGTGCTCATCGTGTGGCTGGGGGATTTCCGGCTGGGGCTTCCCTGGCCTTACGCGGGCTATCTCGTGGCCGCGGGGTGGATCGTGGGGCTCGCGAACGCCCTCAACTGTCTGGACTGCGCGGACGGGACGGCTTCGGGCGCCGCGGCGGTGAGCGCGGGGGCGCTGGCCCTCCTCGCCATCCTGGCCCAGCGATGGGCGGTGGCCACAACGGCCGCGGCCCTGGCAGGGGCGTCCTTAGGGTTTTTGCGCTATAACTTCCCGCCCGCCCGCATCTTCCTGGGGGATTCTGGAAGCCTCATGCTGGGGTTCCTGCTGGCGGCGTTGAGCGCCGCTTTGGCCCTCAGCCTGGACTCCGCCTGGGAGATCGCCGCTCTCGGCGTGATCCTCGGGCTTCCGGCCTGGGACTTCCTGCTGGTGCACTGGCGGCGCTACCGGAACGGGCTGCGCAACCCCATCCAGATCATGGTCTCCACGGGAAAGGATCACCTGCCCCATCGGCTGCTGGAATCGGGGCTGCGGCCGGGTGAGGTGGTGATGCGGATCTGCGGGCTCAGCGCGGTGCTGGGGGCGAGCGGGATCGGAATGGCGCTTTGGGGGGTGGTGGGCACCGCGATCTCCGCGGGGATCCTGAGCGGGGGTGTGGTATTCCTGAACCTCGTTCGGACGGAACGCGTAGGGAGGAACGGATCCCGGCAGGCCCGGGAGGAACGACCGGACGCCTCCCTGCGCGGAGCACGGGGGATCTAG